Genomic window (Planococcus sp. MSAK28401):
TTGCCGCTGTCCGAGAGCCCGTTCATTTCGAAAGAGCTGGGGACGCGCCACCGTGCAGCACTCGGCATCAGTGAAGTGACGGATGCGATCACCATTGTCGTATCGGAAGAGACCGGCGCAATCAGTTTGACAGCGAACGGCGATTTGCACCGCAATTTGTCGCTCGAAGACTTTGAAGTCAAGCTCCGCCGCATCTGGTTCGGTGCCGAACAACAGCAGGCATCGACGTCCTGGTGGAATTGGAGGGGGAAAAAGAATGGATAAGATGATGGACAATCCGTGGTTTCTTCGAATCATGGCATTATTCCTGGCCTTTCTGCTCTTCTTTTCCGTCCAGACGGAAAATAATACGACCACGACCGAAACCGGAAGAGTGTCAGAAATGATCGAAGACGTGGAATTGCAAGTGTATTATGACGAAAGCTTAATGGTCAGCGGTGTGCCTGAAACGGTCGATTTGTATTTGAGCGGCCCGGCGAGTATCATTCAAACAACGCGCCAGCTCGATGATTACACACTGTTCATTGATTTGCGCAGCCTGCCGTTAGGAGAGCATCAAGTGCCGATCCAGACGGAAAACCTGTCGGAGCAATTGAGCGCTCGCGTAGATCCGGCATTTGTTAATGTCGTGCTCGAGGAGCGGGTGTCACAGGAATTCGATATCGATGCCGAGATGAACGAGCGCTTGCTTGCGGAAGGCTTTGTATTGGACGGCTTGTCTGTTGAACCCGATACTGTTACTGTGACGGGGCCGCAAAGTGTCATCAATGCCATCAGCTTTGTCAAAGCGACCGTGACGGGTGAACCGGAAATCAAGGAATCTTTTACTGCGGAAGCACGTGTCCGTGTGCTGGCAGAGGATTTGACGAAACTTGACAATGTCACGATCGAGCCGGAATCTGTGGCGGTCGACGTTACGGTAGAGGAATACAGCCGCGAGCTGCCGGTACGCATCGAGTCGAATGGCGATCCGCAAACGGGCATCACGATCAATTCGTGGACGCCTTCAAGCGAACAAGTACGAGTCTTTGGTCCACGCAGCGTAGTGGATGCCATGGAGGAATATGTCATCGAAGTGGAAGCGAACAGCGTCACGGCATCCGATACAACGGTGACAGTGGAATTGCCGATTCCATCTGGCGCCTCCGGGGTTTCTCCAGGAGAGATGCAAATAGAAGCAGACATTTCAGTGGATGAATCTTTAATCGTGCCGGAAGAGTTGGAAAATCCGGAAATTGCCGAAAGTAATGAAGAATAAAATAGCTAAAAATGTAAAATTAGGTTAATATAAACAAATCATAATACAGAGTGATTGAAGGAGCGAAAAGCATGGGAAAATATTTTGGGACCGATGGTGTACGAGGGGTAGCCAATAGCGAATTGACGCCGGAACTGGCATTTAGGCTTGGGCGTTTTGGCGGCTATGTCTTAACGAAAAGCTCAAAGGAAAAACCGAAAGTGCTCGTAGGGCGGGATACACGAATTTCCGGGGAAATGCTTGAAAACGCATTAGCGGCTGGATTATTGTCAGTCGGTGCAGAAGTCATGCGCCTCGGCGTCATCAGCACTCCAGGTGTTTCATATCTGACACGCGTCATGAGCGCGGAAGCGGGAGTCATGATTTCTGCTTCCCACAACCCGGTCGCAGATAATGGCATCAAATTCTTCGGTTCAGACGGCTTTAAATTGTCGGATGACCAGGAAGCGGAAATTGAAGCATTGCTTGATGCAGAAACTGACGATCTGCCGCGCCCGACTGGCGGAGACCTCGGCAGCATCACCGAATATTTCGAAGGCGGCCAAAAATACATCCAGTATTTGAAGCAGACAGTGGATGAGGAATTCGATGGCATCCACGTGGCGCTTGACTGCGCACATGGTGCGACATCAACATTGGCGACTCATGTGTTTGCCGATTTGGATGCGGACATCAGCTCGATGGGTGCTTCGCCGAACGGCTTGAACATCAACGAAGGCGTCGGTTCGACACATCCTGAAGCACTTGCGAAGCTCGTCGTGGATAAAGGTGCCGATGTTGGCCTTGCCTTTGATGGCGACGGTGACCGTTTGATCGCGGTAGATGAAAAGGGAACGATTGTCGACGGCGACCAGATCATGTATATTTGCGCGAAGCATTTGAAATCGGAAGGCCGCTTGAAACAGGATACAGTCGTTTCAACGATCATGAGCAATATGGGCTTCTACAAAGCGCTTGAAGAAAACGGCATGAAGAGCGTCAAGACGGCTGTCGGCGATCGCTATGTAGTGGAAGAAATGAAGAAGAATGAATACAATTTGGGCGGCGAACAGTCGGGCCATATCATTTTCCTTGATTACAACACGACAGGCGACGGATTGTTGTCTGGCCTTCAATTGGTGAACATCATGAAAATCACAGGCAAGAAATTGTCTGAGCTGGCGAATGAAATGACGATTTTCCCACAGAAACTCGTCAACATCCGCGTAACGGACAAACACGGCGTGACGGATAACGCGCTTGTGGCAGAGAAGATTGCGGAAGTGGAACGCGACATGGACGGCGATGGCCGTGTACTTGTGCGCCCTTCCGGAACCGAGCCACTGGTTCGTGTCATGGTCGAAGCGCCTTCTGCAGAAGCGTGCGAAGAGTACGTGGAGCGGATCGCAGCAGTCGTACGCGAAGAAATGGGCATGAAATAAATAAGCTAAAGGCCGGAGCGGATGCTCTGGCCTTTTTTTGTTGAAAAAGTGGAGAGGGAGATTCTGCTCCAGGGAGGACGCTTTCCGGAGGGCTCGCATTGAGCCGCTTCGATCGCTGCACAAAACCCCGCCTGCTCAACTCTCACGATGTTCGAGTTTCGCAAACGAATACGCTCAATACCTTTCGCATATTCGCTTGCAGGGTCTCAATTGTCTCGCTAATCCTCCCGGAGTCGCCTCCCTTCCGCTCCATCTCTAAGTGTAGTACGGAAATCAAATTCAACTGTCACTGAAATTAGCATGAATAGTTTTAGCCAATTTTGTAATTACATAAAGAGTAGCTAGTTAACCATCTTTTCCACTATCAACTCTAGCTAGGCCTCTTCTTACAGATGAAAGAATCAACGGCCATAACGCCACACTCACACATCCCACTAAGCATCGACAACCAGTGGATGCAATAAAAGAAGCTGAAGCTCAGTCGCTCAAAGCAATCAATGAAATCTAATAGCCGAACCGCTCACAGGGGCGAGCCGGAGCAATGAGACAAGTGTTCTTCTTGGCTTATTGCGGGAGGCATGCCCCAAGCGGGAGGCGACTACTTCACGAAGAAAAGATCAATGAACAATCCATTTCACTCTCAAATCCAGCTAAGCATCTCCAACAACGGATGCATCCAATCAACAGCGATACTTTCTCGCACGCAATATCAATGAAATTTCAAAGCCGAACCGCGCACACGGGCGAGCCGAAGCAATGAGACAAGTGTTCTTCTTGGCTTATTGCGGGAGGCATGCCCAAAGCGGAAGGCGTTTGTTTTGCGATGAAAAGATCAATGATGAATTCTTCTCATTCGCTTGTCCGACTCACTCAACAAGATTTTCATTAGCTGAAACCTTTATGGCTATTTATCGTCATTTGAAGGGGCTGCACCGTCAAAAGTTTACCAAGGAATTCAAAAAGATAGGTTTTGGGGTTTTTGGCACAGATACGCAATGGAAAGCTAGCATGCTTGCTCTCACGGCTTTTCGTTCGGCCTGTCAGTTGTTTGGAGCTGAAAATAGTTAGAAAACATGAGGAACTATGAACCAGCCGCTGGAAGATGACTGTGCGGATTGTCCTAAGGGAAGTTGTGCGTTGATTGACGGAATTGTATGGAGCGGTTATGATAAGGAGGTCGGTTTAATGCCGATGCAAAAGGGGGATAGAGGTAAGTGCGAAGGAAACCAATTATAGCGCCTGTACTGAAGAACTCGGACGGACCAGTCAGTCTTCAGTAGACGAGGAGGAGGAGTATCGAGATTTCGGCGGATACCTCCCGGCCGCGAAGCCCGGTCGTTATGTGCAAGCTTAAAACAGTCGAGTGATCGATTGGACAACCAGCTAGCACGGGCTCACAAAAAAGCGTTTGCGGACGCTTATTTTGACATTTAGAAAATTGGAGGAATATAAATTATGTGTGGAATTGTTGGATATATCGGGGAACAGGATTCAAAAGAGATTTTATTGAAAGGCTTGGAGCGTCTGGAGTACCGCGGATATGATTCAGCGGGGATTGCAGTGCGCAACGGCGAAGGCATCAAAGTATTCAAGGAAAAAGGCCGTATTGCTGATTTGCGCGGAGTCGTGGAAGACGATGTGACAGGAAACACAGGAATCGGGCACACACGCTGGGCAACGCACGGCAAGCCAAGCAAAGTCAACGCTCACCCGCATCAGAATACATCAGACCGCTTCACGATCGTTCATAACGGCGTTATCGAGAACTACCACCACATCCAGCGCGACCATTTGGAAGGCGTTGAAATGGAGTCTGACACGGATACGGAAATCATCGTGCAATTGATCGGCAAATTTGTTGAAGAAGGCATGACGACAAAAGAAGCGTTCAGCAAAGCGTTGAAATTGATGAAAGGCTCGTACGCGATCGCATTGCTTGATGCAGAAGAAGAGCAGACGATCTATGTAGCGAAAAACAAGAGCCCGCTTCTTGTCGGACTTGGCGAGAACTTCAATGTCATCGCATCTGATGCAATGGCGATGCTGCAAGTGACGGACCAATTTGTTGAATTGATGGACAAAGAAGTTGTCATCGTGAAAAAAGAAAGCGTACAGATCTTAACGCTAGACGGCGAAGAAGTAGCCCGCGATCCGTTTACAGCAGAAATCGACATGAGCGATATCGATAAAGGGACTTACCCACATTATATGCTGAAAGAAATCGATGAGCAGCCAGCAGTTATGCGCAAAATCATCCAAGCTTACCAAGACGAGAACGATCAATTGACGATCGACTCAGGGATTTTGGATGCACTTGAAACAGCAGACCGCCTGTACATTATTGCAGCAGGCACGAGCTACCATGCAGGCTTGATCGGCAAGGAATACTTGGAGAAAATGGCGGGCATCCCAGTAGAAGTGCACGTAGCGAGCGAATTCGGCTACAACATGCCGCTTCTTTCTGAAAACCCGTTGTTTATCTTCATTTCCCAGTCCGGCGAAACAGCGGACAGCCGCCAGGTATTGGTGCGCATCAAAGAATTGGGCCACCCATCACTGACGGTGACAAACGTGGCAGGCTCTACGCTTTCACGCGAAGCAGACCATACTTTATTGTTGCATGCAGGCCCTGAAATTGCGGTAGCATCGACAAAAGCATACACAGCGCAGTTGGCTGTACTTTCGATCTTGGCAGCAGTAACGGCAGAGCGCCGCGGCCGTGATATCGGCTTCGATTTAGTCCAGGAAATGGGCATCGTGGCGAATGCTGTGCAAGCACAAGTCGATATGAAAGAAGAACTTGAACAGATTGCAACGGATTATCTTTCGACTACACGCAATTGCTTCTTCATCGGGCGTTTGATGGATTATTTCGTCGGCCTTGAAGGCGCATTGAAACTGAAAGAAATCTCTTATATCCAAGCAGAAGGCTTTGCTGGCGGGGAACTTAAGCACGGCACGATCGCATTGATCGAAGAAGGCACACCGGTCATCGCGCTTGCAACACAGGAATCCGTCAACTTGAACATCCGTGGCAACGTTAAAGAAGTAGCGGCACGCGGCGCAAATACGTGCATCATTTCCATGGAAGGCTTGAACGAAGAAGGCGACAGCCACGTCTTGCCGAAAGTCCATGAATTGTTGACACCGCTTGTATCGGTCATCCCGCTTCAGTTGATCAGCTATTATGCAGCTCTTCACCGTGATTGTGACGTCGACAAGCCGCGTAACTTGGCAAAATCCGTAACAGTTGAATAAGCAATGAGTGAACTCCCGCATCCGTGCGGGGGTTTTTTTATTTCCTGGGGAATATCCTGTAATCCGCCAAAAGCCATATCGTTTTTGTCGGGTGTGAGAAACAGCGGGCATCTATAATAAAAGCAGGAAGGAGGCAGGGGATATGCTGAAGCAAATGAACGAAGCGCTTGCCTATATTGAAGCGCATTTGGAAGAGGATATCGACGAACGCGAGCTAGAGCGTATAGCCGGCACGTCCATTTACCATTTTCGCCGGATGTTCTCTTTCCTGTCAGGTTTCACATTGGGCGAGTATATGAGAAAGCGGCGGCTGTCAAATGCCGCAGCGGACTTGCACGGCGGCATGAGCGTGACGGAAGCGGCGTTCAAATATGGCTATGATTCAGCCGATGGATTCTCACGCGCTTTCAAGGAATGGGCAGGAATCAATCCCTCAACGGTCCAAAAGAGCGGCATGTTGAAGTCGTTCCCAAAATTGACCTTCCAGTTAACAATAAAAGGAGGAGTAGAAATGGAATACCGAATCGAAGAAAAACAGGCGTTCAATATTATCGGAGTGAAAAAACGAGTGGCGATCCAATTCGAAGAAGAAAATGAAGAGATTATGGCGCTTGCCAAAAGCATCTCAATGGAACAACGGGAAGAAATGCGCAGCTATGCGGATATGGAACCGCATCAAGTGGTTAATGCATCGTTCAATTTTGACGAGGGGCGAATGGATGAACAAGGCAGTTTGGATCACATGATCGGCTTTTTGACGACGAAAGATGCCGTTCCTGGAAATGGCCTCGATCAAGTGGCAGTGCCCGCACTCACGTGGGCGGTGTTTACCGCAGAGGGAGAATTTCCCCGTGTGATGCAAGAGACTTGGGGAAAAATTGTCTCCGAATGGCTGCCATCGTCCGGTTATGAACTGGCCGAAGCCCCGGAAATTTCATTTACGGGTGATTTGTCGGATCCCGCCCATGTAAAAAGCGAAATTTGGATGGCAGTGAAAAAAACGGCTCCCGGAAAGTGATGCAATAAAGCTGAAGTGGATAAAAGAAAGAATATTCAATCTTTTTTATTGAAAAGCAATGATTTTTCTCCTATGATGAAAGGGCATCGAGATCTGCATACAGATGGCAAGAGAGGTTCATCATAAAGGAGGCGGAGTTATGACGAAAATAGGCATCATTACCGGCAGCACACGTCCGGGACGCAATAGCCTGCAAGTGGCAGAATGGGTGAAAGGCATCGCCGACCAGCGCGGCGACGCTGACTACGAACTCGTGGATTTGGCTGAATACAATCTGCCGATGTATGCAGAGCCGGTTTCTGCGGCGTATAGCCAGGATTATCAAACGCCGGAAGCCATTCCGTGGGCGAAAAAGATTGCTGAGTTGGACGGCTATGTGTTCATTTGCCCGGAGTATAACCATGGCGTTACGTCAGCGTTGAAGAATGCCATCGATTATTTGTACATCGAATGGAATAATAAGGCGGCAGGCATTGTCAGCTACGGATCGGCAGGCGGCGTCCGGGCAGCGGAATCCTTGCGCATCATCATGGCGGAACTGCAAGTGGCCACGGTGAGGGCCCATCCGGCCATGTCCTTGTTTACGGATTTCGTGAAAATGAGCGAATTCAAGCCGGCAGCAGTCCACGAAAAATCGGTCAATGCCATGCTCGACCAGGTCAATGCGTGGACAAATGCGCTGGAACCTTTGCGCAAGTGATCAAGTGAATAAACTTTTCCACCGAATCCTGGATGAGGGACGCGAACAATAGCATCCCCATTCGGGATTTTATTGTGGAAGAGTCTGGACTCCGAAGCCTGGAAAATATTGAGTTATCGTTTCAACACGAATGGAAGAAAGTGTATCATTAAAATGAACAGCAAAGAGTTTAGCAGGAAAAGAGGAAATCAAGTGGGGACTATGATAGAAAAAAGGGCAAGGAAGCGGGCTAAGAAAGTGCTGCGGGCGTTTGCGGTCATCATTGGCGGATTCATTACAGCATATGGATTAGAAGCCGTATTGATTCCGAATAATGTATCGGACGGCGGCGTGACGGGACTGAGCATTGTCGGTTCCCAGCTGACGGGCATGCAGCTCGGGATTTTGATCGGCCTGCTGAATATTCCCTTCGTTTATCTTGGGTATAAGCAAATCGGCAAGAGTTTTGCCATCTATTCGGTGATCGGCATTGCCGCTTTGGCATACGGGACGACCATTATGCACCATGTCCCGCAGATTGTCGAAGGCGATTCACTGCTCGTGACAGTGGTCGGGGGTATCATCATCGGTTTCGGTATGGGACTTGCGCTGCGCAATGGCGGCGCGTTGGACGGCATCGATATGCTCGCGGTCTTGCTGTCGCGGAAATTGCCGTTTGGCACGAGTGATTTGATTTTATTCCTGAACTTATTCGTCTTTATCGTCGTGTCGACAGTTTTCGGTTTGCAGGGTGCGTTCTTGTCGGGAATCGCTTATTTCATTGCTTCCAAAGTGATTCATATGGTGGAGGAAGGCTTGAGCGGTTCGAAGACCTATAAGATTATCACGAGTGAACCCGAGAATATGGTCGAGACGATCCGCGACCGCTTGGGGCGCAGTGCTACATACAATTTGGTCAAAGGGGCGTATACCAATGAAGACTATAAGGAAATTACGTGCATCATCAACCGCCTCGAAGACAGCAAGATGAAGGAAATCATCTACGAAATCGACCCGCAGGCCTTTGTGGCGGTGTACGATGTAGCTGAAGTAAAAGGCGGCAATTTCAAGAAGCGCGATATTCATTAATGAAACAGGGGGAGACGATATGATCATCGGATTGCATCACGCACAAATCACCATTCCAAAAGGGGCGGAAGCGCAAGGAAAAGCATTTTATTGTGAGCTATTGGGCTTGCAGGAAATCGATAAGCCGGATGCCTTGAAAGGGCGCGGCGGCTTTTGGCTCTCAGTCGGCCAACAGGAAGTGCATGTCGGGACTGAAGACGGCTTTGACCGTTTGGCGACAAAAGCGCATCTCGCCTATCAAGTGGAAGACATCCGCTATTGGCGTGAGCGGCTGGAAACGAACGCTGTTGAAATTCTGGAGGCGGTGCCAATTCCGGGATTTTCGCGTTTTGAGTTCCG
Coding sequences:
- the glmS gene encoding glutamine--fructose-6-phosphate transaminase (isomerizing), which codes for MCGIVGYIGEQDSKEILLKGLERLEYRGYDSAGIAVRNGEGIKVFKEKGRIADLRGVVEDDVTGNTGIGHTRWATHGKPSKVNAHPHQNTSDRFTIVHNGVIENYHHIQRDHLEGVEMESDTDTEIIVQLIGKFVEEGMTTKEAFSKALKLMKGSYAIALLDAEEEQTIYVAKNKSPLLVGLGENFNVIASDAMAMLQVTDQFVELMDKEVVIVKKESVQILTLDGEEVARDPFTAEIDMSDIDKGTYPHYMLKEIDEQPAVMRKIIQAYQDENDQLTIDSGILDALETADRLYIIAAGTSYHAGLIGKEYLEKMAGIPVEVHVASEFGYNMPLLSENPLFIFISQSGETADSRQVLVRIKELGHPSLTVTNVAGSTLSREADHTLLLHAGPEIAVASTKAYTAQLAVLSILAAVTAERRGRDIGFDLVQEMGIVANAVQAQVDMKEELEQIATDYLSTTRNCFFIGRLMDYFVGLEGALKLKEISYIQAEGFAGGELKHGTIALIEEGTPVIALATQESVNLNIRGNVKEVAARGANTCIISMEGLNEEGDSHVLPKVHELLTPLVSVIPLQLISYYAALHRDCDVDKPRNLAKSVTVE
- a CDS encoding CdaR family protein, whose amino-acid sequence is MDKMMDNPWFLRIMALFLAFLLFFSVQTENNTTTTETGRVSEMIEDVELQVYYDESLMVSGVPETVDLYLSGPASIIQTTRQLDDYTLFIDLRSLPLGEHQVPIQTENLSEQLSARVDPAFVNVVLEERVSQEFDIDAEMNERLLAEGFVLDGLSVEPDTVTVTGPQSVINAISFVKATVTGEPEIKESFTAEARVRVLAEDLTKLDNVTIEPESVAVDVTVEEYSRELPVRIESNGDPQTGITINSWTPSSEQVRVFGPRSVVDAMEEYVIEVEANSVTASDTTVTVELPIPSGASGVSPGEMQIEADISVDESLIVPEELENPEIAESNEE
- a CDS encoding NADPH-dependent FMN reductase, whose translation is MTKIGIITGSTRPGRNSLQVAEWVKGIADQRGDADYELVDLAEYNLPMYAEPVSAAYSQDYQTPEAIPWAKKIAELDGYVFICPEYNHGVTSALKNAIDYLYIEWNNKAAGIVSYGSAGGVRAAESLRIIMAELQVATVRAHPAMSLFTDFVKMSEFKPAAVHEKSVNAMLDQVNAWTNALEPLRK
- the glmM gene encoding phosphoglucosamine mutase, coding for MGKYFGTDGVRGVANSELTPELAFRLGRFGGYVLTKSSKEKPKVLVGRDTRISGEMLENALAAGLLSVGAEVMRLGVISTPGVSYLTRVMSAEAGVMISASHNPVADNGIKFFGSDGFKLSDDQEAEIEALLDAETDDLPRPTGGDLGSITEYFEGGQKYIQYLKQTVDEEFDGIHVALDCAHGATSTLATHVFADLDADISSMGASPNGLNINEGVGSTHPEALAKLVVDKGADVGLAFDGDGDRLIAVDEKGTIVDGDQIMYICAKHLKSEGRLKQDTVVSTIMSNMGFYKALEENGMKSVKTAVGDRYVVEEMKKNEYNLGGEQSGHIIFLDYNTTGDGLLSGLQLVNIMKITGKKLSELANEMTIFPQKLVNIRVTDKHGVTDNALVAEKIAEVERDMDGDGRVLVRPSGTEPLVRVMVEAPSAEACEEYVERIAAVVREEMGMK
- a CDS encoding VOC family protein, which codes for MIIGLHHAQITIPKGAEAQGKAFYCELLGLQEIDKPDALKGRGGFWLSVGQQEVHVGTEDGFDRLATKAHLAYQVEDIRYWRERLETNAVEILEAVPIPGFSRFEFRDPFGNRVELIQQEGAGESQ
- a CDS encoding AraC family transcriptional regulator — protein: MLKQMNEALAYIEAHLEEDIDERELERIAGTSIYHFRRMFSFLSGFTLGEYMRKRRLSNAAADLHGGMSVTEAAFKYGYDSADGFSRAFKEWAGINPSTVQKSGMLKSFPKLTFQLTIKGGVEMEYRIEEKQAFNIIGVKKRVAIQFEEENEEIMALAKSISMEQREEMRSYADMEPHQVVNASFNFDEGRMDEQGSLDHMIGFLTTKDAVPGNGLDQVAVPALTWAVFTAEGEFPRVMQETWGKIVSEWLPSSGYELAEAPEISFTGDLSDPAHVKSEIWMAVKKTAPGK
- a CDS encoding YitT family protein encodes the protein MIEKRARKRAKKVLRAFAVIIGGFITAYGLEAVLIPNNVSDGGVTGLSIVGSQLTGMQLGILIGLLNIPFVYLGYKQIGKSFAIYSVIGIAALAYGTTIMHHVPQIVEGDSLLVTVVGGIIIGFGMGLALRNGGALDGIDMLAVLLSRKLPFGTSDLILFLNLFVFIVVSTVFGLQGAFLSGIAYFIASKVIHMVEEGLSGSKTYKIITSEPENMVETIRDRLGRSATYNLVKGAYTNEDYKEITCIINRLEDSKMKEIIYEIDPQAFVAVYDVAEVKGGNFKKRDIH